One window of the Sander lucioperca isolate FBNREF2018 chromosome 5, SLUC_FBN_1.2, whole genome shotgun sequence genome contains the following:
- the LOC116053305 gene encoding delta-like protein C yields MARLFLPCLLLLVSAQTALSKGVFELKINSFTSSRGVCSSPSRDCQVFFRVCLKHAQEVINPEPPCTYGTALTEVFGADSSSISGSAPVRVPVQFKWPETFSLIVEAWNAESSGLESTDNQNNLISRLAMRRRLAVGEEWSQDVHFGDQSELRYSYHVVCNEHYYGADCSAFCRPRNDTFGHYACDEEGKRRCLDGWAGEYCSDPICAPGCSEEHGFCEAPGECVCRQGWQGERCDECARHPNCVHGTCQQPWQCNCREGWGGLFCNQDLNYCTNHKPCQNDASCTNTGQGSYTCVCRPGFTGKNCETETNECDSNPCKNGGSCKDLENDYSCECPQGFYGKNCEISAMTCADGPCFNGGTCVENAAGGYTCRCPAGYTGSNCEKRIDKCSSNPCANGGQCLDLGKHFMCRCRAGFTGSRCETNIDDCAGNPCRNAGTCVDGINDFTCTCTLGFSGKDCSVRTSPCDHFPCDNGGTCYTHFTGPVCQCPLGFMGARCEYSATRGPPTASPSDYSMIAAIVLGLVTLTLLVFAAIHILRQLRRGRQLRAITMSVKNDLETVNNRNAVIGGGGPYSRSLPGAPLGGLREKEAFLIMGGQLKVSNKDAALVENGGDNMAIFKNKMADCNLAKDEQRLAKNKFDLKKCDSSIIIPPLSFAKDSLYQMEQCVFATEV; encoded by the exons ATGGCGCGTTTGTTTCTACCGTGTCTCCTGCTGCTTGTATCCGCGCAGACG GCCCTTTCCAAAGGGGTCTTCGAGTTGAAGATCAACTCCTTCACCAGCTCGCGCGGCGTCTGCAGCTCCCCGTCCCGGGACTGCCAGGTCTTCTTCCGCGTGTGCCTCAAGCACGCACAGGAGGTTATCAACCCGGAGCCGCCTTGCACGTACGGCACAGCGCTCACAGAGGTCTTCGGCGCCGACTCCAGCTCCATCTCCGGGAGCGCGCCCGTCAGGGTGCCCGTTCAGTTCAAATGGCCG GAGACTTTCTCTCTGATCGTTGAAGCCTGGAACGCGGAGTCCTCCGGGCTCGAGTCTACAG ACAACCAGAACAACCTGATCAGCCGTCTGGCGATGCGCCGCAGGCTGGCGGTCGGCGAGGAATGGTCCCAGGACGTGCACTTTGGCGACCAGAGCGAGCTGCGCTACTCCTACCACGTGGTGTGCAACGAGCACTACTACGGCGCCGACTGCTCCGCCTTCTGCCGCCCGCGCAACGACACCTTCGGCCACTACGCCTGCGACGAGGAGGGCAAACGCCGCTGCCTGGACGGCTGGGCGGGAGAGTACTGCTCGGACC CCATCTGTGCCCCGGGGTGCAGCGAGGAGCACGGCTTCTGCGAGGCTCCCGGCGAGTGTGTGTGCCGACAGGGCTGGCAGGGCGAGCGCTGCGACGAGTGCGCCCGACACCCCAACTGCGTCCACGGGACGTGCCAGCAGCCCTGGCAGTGCAACTGCCGGGAGGGATGGGGTGGCCTGTTCTGTAACCAAG ACCTGAACTACTGCACCAACCACAAGCCGTGCCAGAACGATGCTTCGTGCACCAACACCGGCCAGGGCAGCTACACCTGCGTCTGCCGTCCCGGGTTCACCGGCAAAAACTGCGAGACCGAGACCAACGAGTGTGACAGCAACCCTTGCAAGAACGGCGGCAGCTGCAAA GATTTAGAGAACGATTATTCGTGCGAGTGCCCTCAGGGTTTCTACGGGAAGAACTGCGAGATCAGCGCCATGACGTGCGCCGACGGGCCGTGTTTTAACGGAGGAACCTGCGTCGAGAACGCCGCTGGCGGGTACACCTGCCGCTGCCCTGCAGGGTACACGGGCTCCAACTGCGAGAAGAGGATCGACAAATGCAGCAGCAACCCCTGCGCTAACG gCGGTCAGTGTTTGGACCTCGGTAAACACTTCATGTGCCGCTGTCGTGCTGGCTTTACCGGCTCTCGCTGCGAGACCAACATTGACGACTGCGCTGGCAACCCCTGCCGCAATGCCGGCACCTGTGTCGACGGCATCAATGACTTCACCTGCACGTGCACGCTCGGCTTCAGCGGCAAGGACTGCTCTGTGCGCACCAGCCCTTGCGACCATTTCCCCTGCGACAACGGCGGCACGTGTTACACCCACTTCACCGGCCCCGTGTGCCAGTGTCCGCTGGGCTTCATGGGCGCACGCTGCGAGTACAGTGCTACCAGGGGCCCTCCAACAGCGTCCCCGAGTGACTACAGCATGATTGCAGCTATTGTCCTTGGCCTGGTGACGCTGACTCTGCTGGTCTTCGCTGCCATCCACATTCTGCGTCAGCTCCGACGGGGCAGGCAGCTAAGGGCCATTACCATGTCGGTGAAGAACGATCTGGAGACGGTTAACAACCGCAATGCAGTGATCGGTGGGGGCGGACCCTATAGCAGGAGCTTACCCGGAGCTCCACTGGGCGGCCTGCGAGAGAAGGAGGCCTTCCTCATCATGGGAGGACAACTCAAAGTGTCCAACAAGGATGCAGCGCTGGTGGAGAACGGCGGAGACAACATGgccatttttaaaaacaagatGGCAGACTGTAACCTGGCGAAAGACGAGCAGCGGCTGGCCAAGAACAAGTTTGACCT TAAGAAGTGTGACTCGTCCATAATCATCCCTCCGCTCAGCTTTGCAAAGGACAGTCTGTATCAGATGGAGCAGTGTGTGTTTGCTACTGAG GTATAA